Sequence from the Nitrospira sp. SG-bin1 genome:
GGACGGGCTGTTCTGTGCGAAGATCTTCGGCCCGACCAAGGACTGGGAGTGCAATTGCGGTAAATACAAGCGCATGAAGCATCGCGGCATCGTATGCGACAAATGCGGCGTCGAGGTGATTCAATCGAAGGTCCGTCGAGAGCGGATGGGGCATATCGAATTGGCTGCGCCCGTCGCCCATATCTGGTTTTTGAAAGGTGTCCCGAGTCGGATCGGCACCTTGCTCGATATGAGCCTGAAGCAACTGGAGAAAATTCTCTATTTTGAAAGCTACGTCTGCGTGGATCCCGGCTCAACCGATCTGGCGGAAAAAGAGTTGGTGCCGGAAGATAAGCTGCGCACTCTTGTTTCCGAGTTCGGCTCGAGCGGGTTCAAGGTTGGCATCGGCGCGGAAGCCATCCGCGACCTACTGAGGAAGATCGACATCAACGCGCTGTGGGATGACCTGCAAGTAAAAGCAAAGGCGTCGACATCGGCGGCCATGAAAAAGAAGTACGCCAAGCGCTTAAAGGTACTGGAGGCGTTCCGCAAGTCCGGAAATAAACCGGAGTGGATGATCATGGATGTCATTCCGGTCCTGCCGCCGGAGCTGCGTCCTCTGGTTCCGCTCGATGGAGGGCGGTTTGCCACGTCCGACCTGAACGATCTCTACCGTCGCGTCATCAATCGCAATAATCGGTTGAAACGGTTGATGGAACTGAAGGCGCCCGGCGTCATCATCAGGAACGAGATGCGGATGTTGCAGGAAGCCGTGGACGCCCTTTTCGACAACGGTCGCCGCGGCCGTGCGATTCGCGGGCCCAACAAGCGTCCGCTGAAATCGTTGAGCGACATGCTGAAGGGAAAGCAGGGACGGTTCCGGCAGAATCTGCTCGGAAAGCGCGTCGATTATTCCGGCCGTACCGTGATCGTCGTCGGTCCGGAATTGCGCCTCCATCAGTGCGGGTTGCCGAAGAAAATGGCGCTGGAACTATTCAAACCGTTTATCTTTCACAAGTTGGAAGCCAGAGGAGCGGCTACGACCATAAAGAGCGCCAAACGGCTGGTTGAAAAAGAACGACCTGAAGTCTGGGACGTCCTTGATGAAGTGATCCGAGAGCATCCGGTATTGCTGAATCGAGCCCCCACGCTCCATCGTTTGGGCATCCAGGCATTCGACCCCGTATTGGTCGAGGGCAAGGCGATCCGGTTGCACCCGCTGGTCTGCGCGGCTTTCAACGCCGACTTCGACGGCGATCAGATGGCGGTGCATGTTCCGTTGTCCGTCGAAGCGCAGGTTGAAGCACGGGTTCTCATGATGTCCATCAACAACATTCTCTCGCCGGCGAACGGCAAGCCGATTGCGGTGCCATCGCAGGACATGGTGTTGGGATGTTATTGGCTGACGAAAGAACGTGTGGGCGCGAAAGGCGAGGGGAAAGTCTTTGGATCTGCCGAGGAAGTGCGGATTGCGTTTGACGCGAAGGAAGTCGAAGAGCATGCGCGGATCAAGGTGCGTCTCGCCGGAGCGCTGGTGCAGACGACCGTGGGGCGTGTCTTGCTGTCCGAAATTCTCCCTCCGGGTCTGCCGTTCGCGAATGCCAACAAGCTCATGACCAAAAAAGAGATGACCAGGCTTATTGATGCCGTGTATCGACAGACTGGTCATCGGGACACCGTCGAGTTTCTGGATAAGATCAAGGACATCGGTTTCACCTATGCGACAAGAGCCGGCTTGTCGATCTGCATCGACAACATGCATATCCCGAGTAAGAAAGAAGACTTCATCGGGAAAGCGCAACGCGAAGTGAACGAAATCGAGAAACAGTATTCGGAAGGCTTGATCACGAACGGCGAGCGATACAACAAGGTGATCGACATTTGGGCGCACGTCACCGAACAGGTCGCCAATGAGATGATGAAGGAACTCGGCGCCGGAGGCGATCCGGCGAAGGCCGAATCGTTCAACCCGATCTTCATGATGGCAGACTCCGGGGCGCGAGGGAGTTCGCAGCAGATTCGGCAGCTGGGCGGCATGCGCGGACTGATGGCCAAACCGTCGGGAGAGATCATCGAGACCCCGATCACCGCCAACTTCCGAGAGGGATTGACGGTGTTGCAGTATTTCATTTCGACCCACGGGGCCCGCAAGGGTCTTGCCGATACGGCGTTGAAGACAGCAAATTCGGGATATCTCACTCGGCGATTGGTCGACATCGCTCAGGATG
This genomic interval carries:
- a CDS encoding DNA-directed RNA polymerase subunit beta', which produces MEGVYTLFEKQRDSVSFDSMRIRIASPEKIRSWSYGEVKKPETINYRSFKPEKDGLFCAKIFGPTKDWECNCGKYKRMKHRGIVCDKCGVEVIQSKVRRERMGHIELAAPVAHIWFLKGVPSRIGTLLDMSLKQLEKILYFESYVCVDPGSTDLAEKELVPEDKLRTLVSEFGSSGFKVGIGAEAIRDLLRKIDINALWDDLQVKAKASTSAAMKKKYAKRLKVLEAFRKSGNKPEWMIMDVIPVLPPELRPLVPLDGGRFATSDLNDLYRRVINRNNRLKRLMELKAPGVIIRNEMRMLQEAVDALFDNGRRGRAIRGPNKRPLKSLSDMLKGKQGRFRQNLLGKRVDYSGRTVIVVGPELRLHQCGLPKKMALELFKPFIFHKLEARGAATTIKSAKRLVEKERPEVWDVLDEVIREHPVLLNRAPTLHRLGIQAFDPVLVEGKAIRLHPLVCAAFNADFDGDQMAVHVPLSVEAQVEARVLMMSINNILSPANGKPIAVPSQDMVLGCYWLTKERVGAKGEGKVFGSAEEVRIAFDAKEVEEHARIKVRLAGALVQTTVGRVLLSEILPPGLPFANANKLMTKKEMTRLIDAVYRQTGHRDTVEFLDKIKDIGFTYATRAGLSICIDNMHIPSKKEDFIGKAQREVNEIEKQYSEGLITNGERYNKVIDIWAHVTEQVANEMMKELGAGGDPAKAESFNPIFMMADSGARGSSQQIRQLGGMRGLMAKPSGEIIETPITANFREGLTVLQYFISTHGARKGLADTALKTANSGYLTRRLVDIAQDVIINEIDCGTRDGIIVSALVEGGEIIQPLEERVLGRLAAEDIRDPVTGEIIVSWNEEINEDLTKSIVEAGVDRVKIRSVLTCQSPRGVCRACYGRDLARGRLVEKGEPVGVIAAQSIGEPGTQLTMRTFHIGGTASKVVEQTVLEAKHAGRIKFMSFDAKKNADVHNAGIAVRNKEGEWVVMNRNTKIAIVDDSGREREKYPVVYGAKIKIKDGDPVVVGQKLVEWDPYSLTILTEVGGRVAYGDIVEGVTMKDEFDEVTGLSRKVIIEHTGQTLRPRVSIKDENGKTAKVPGGSNAVARYLLPVGAHIFVEKGATVYPGDVLAKIPRETTKTKDITGGLPRVVELFEARKPKEQAVITEIDGEVSYGGFVKGQRKVLVDNKMGDVKEYFIPKGKHVNVHEGDWVRAGEPLMDGSANPHDILDVLGPNELQKYLVDEVQDVYRLQGVSINDKHIEIIVRQMLRKVRVEDPGDTQFLPGSQVSKSVFEKENERVLAKDGKPALGKPVLLGITKAALTTDSFISAASFQETTRVLTEAAINGREDNLLGLKENVIVGRLIPAGAGFEEYRDTFVISEKPEATSVGVTPAVSSDVAVPAVSGEAARS